Below is a genomic region from Leptolyngbya boryana PCC 6306.
TGTGCCGCACCTGTCCAATGGGTGTATTCATGCGCTAGACAACTATAGTAGGGTTCAGCTGCGATGAATGCCTCAATCGGGGGCATCAATAACTCATCGGTTCTTGGTTGATAAGCGGCATGATTACTCTGACGCACTGTTCCACCCAGCGAATCAAAGAACTGATCCGCGATCGCAATCCGCTCTGGTCTCGATCTCTTCAGCGCTGATCCAAGGTCATAGCCATCCACTTGTTCTGCATTGAAAACCCTGTATCCACGAGCGAAGAGAACTTGCTTACCGACCACAGTTTTGCTTTCAACATCGCTGCTTCATCCGCATCCGGCTTGTCATCTCGATCGATTACCTTCCAAAAGACTACCAATGTGGATTTTTCACCCTTGCGAACCTGTGTCTTCTGTTCAGCCCACTGTTTGTATGTCCCCCATTCGGGTGATAAATACCCTCGTCGAATAGACTGACACCAGAGCATAAGCGTGTTGATGCCACGATAGTCTTTTTGACTATCAATGTTGCGAGGGAGTTCCGTAATGGAGTACCACGGCATCCTCCACCGCCCTACCCCAGCTTCGATCGCTTCAATAATCGCGTTTGTTACCTCCTGATAAATATCAAAGGTTTCTCCTTGTTTTTTTGTTGTAGTTGCAGTATCCATATTTCAGTTCCATATAAAGAAAAAAGGGAGACTAACGCGGCAACGTTGGTCTCCCTTGAACAATCCCAATACAAATCTCAGAGGTTGCCCGATGGC
It encodes:
- a CDS encoding ArdC-like ssDNA-binding domain-containing protein; protein product: MDTATTTKKQGETFDIYQEVTNAIIEAIEAGVGRWRMPWYSITELPRNIDSQKDYRGINTLMLWCQSIRRGYLSPEWGTYKQWAEQKTQVRKGEKSTLVVFWKVIDRDDKPDADEAAMLKAKLWSVSKFSSLVDTGFSMQNKWMAMTLDQR